The DNA sequence ctgctgcctgcctgcctgcctggccagccaaccagccctccctccctcgggaGGGAGACCTGctgtgagctgggctgggctccccaccctagtgatctctctctctctctctctctctctctctctctctctctctctctctcgctcccctggctcaggttgcaggaggggaggggagccgagccgAGCCAAACGGagctgatcccagcccagcccagcccatgggcaaggaagaagagactagcaggcaagcacgtagggtcttttatagtgggaagtaacgcaagacctgcaagtctcacgttaccttcccactataaaaggccctgcacgccggctgggctcgtctttccttcgctgccactgagctcagcagcagcgagggaaagcaaggtgcggagcttgcacggcgggccagcgtgggctggggtgagggccgagtgcccattggaggtggggggacccccgaGGGCCGAATGGGGACCtgcagcgggccgcaagtggcccgcgggctggcacccctgcactagttgATACTCTCAAAGTTCTGAAGAAACCGTTATCTTCTGTGGTTCAAAGCCATACCTCAAACTATGTTGAGGGATCACAGCCGTATAATTTTCGAGCTCCATTCATCTCCTATCCTGCTCTAAGAACATTTGGGTACTTTCCTTTTCTGAAATCAGCTCTATAGCATCTCCTGCATATCATGGTTAGGGAGGAGCTGTAATTGGTTCTCCAGCGTGATTATTTGCAGTATGTTGAGGAACTGACTGATTTGGAATGTCTCTTAAGTGAATTTCATATTCAGAAGCTTGTATTCTGAAATTATACCTCTGCCCAAGAGAGGTCAGTAGTCTTCCACCTCCGGGCTCTTGATGATCTGAGCCTCTTTCTTTGAGGATATGCTTATATTAGTTTCCCTATTGCTTTGGCCTGTACCCACCGCCCAAACTTTCGGGTACTGCTAATAAAGAATTGTATTTTGTTCTAGGATGAGGTGAAATGAGATTGCTTGAACCCAAATTGTAAATTGTGCCAGATTATACATAGTTATATCATAGATTTTACAAAAAGAATGCTGTAACATAGATTCCAGTCCTACTAATTAGtaggaaaagtaaaaaaaataagggCATGTCCCCTTACCtacaagggttctgttctggaaccctccgCAGATAGTTGAAACCAAAGATAGGGCAGACAACTGTCCCTATGGTCCAGCCCCCACCTCCGGAGgcgagaggagctctgctccccttgccgcTGGAGGGCCTTATGAGCTCAAAAGCTCTGGAAGGCTGCTTGCACTCAGAGCtgaaacacatgacttctggtttcatggagaaacaagaagtgatgtttttaatgccttataaggcattatcaGGGGAACTCTCTTCTCTTTCTGCTGTGACCTGCAGGATCTGGAGCAGTACGCAGCAAGTTACAGCGGCTTGATGAGGATTGAGCGGCTGCAGTTCATCGCTGACCATTGTCCGCAGCTGCGTGTGGAAGCCCTCAAGATGGCCCTTTCGTTTGTCCAAAGAACATTCAATGTTGATGTTTATGAAGAAATCCACCGGAAGTTGACTGAAGCCACCAGGTACAGTATTAAGATGGAGAAAGATATCCTTTCCAACCCTTTCTGTCCTAAGAAAGAGGGGtttctgtttttaattattgtatatATTCAAAAGTATTTTGCAGAGCTGAATAAACTTTAAAATGGCTTCACAATCTTTTTTATTTAAACTGCACATAAAAGAGATGTTTGTAACAGTGAGCTATCTATATCTAAAGATGAAAAATCTGCACTGAGGGAGGACCTCAACATTGAACTATGTGGTGTTATGATGCTCTAGATGAGGAgtgagtgtcaaacataaggcctacgggccagatgcagcccccagaagctttttatccagcccatgttgtaattgggctcttccagaattgccctttcagcagtgcctctcctgctgatgcatcactttgcagaccacctttcagctgctgagctatggagtgacactgcagcagaaacagcactgcagaaATAGCAGCCCTTATcttaattgggctcttccagcataagctctgatatcttgaaaatatgatcaagatttgcacattttcaattctttcatttgcagctgtaTGTGAAAAAAGAgcgtatttctggccatcatctgcttaacaacatgacttcctgcttaatgatatagCATCCAGCCATCAGTAGGTGCCATTAATGCTGTTcgacccactatatgaaatgagtttgacactcatGCTCTAGATAGCCTCTGTTCTTTGTGGTTCATTCATCTCTTGGGAATGTTGTCCTTGGGTACAATACATAGTTGAAACTGCACCAGGTGTAtacttggttgggggggggggtgataccactactggccaaaattatgaaatcttggtatgttcaaataatatcattaaattatatatcattcaatgcataaaacagactggattgaaatatctgtattctttcaaatgttatgaccaaataacaagaaaaggaaaacaaacaaaatatggattttcttaactcaaaaatgaccagtGAGATTGATTGTTATAGCCAATGTGGTGGTGTTATGACACaggagggaaccaataaggtgttagtatgtgtcagctctcatttccatgtatcagactgaatgctagaactcttattcagttgtgtgagcgccatcaatttggccactggttttttttgttggttactgatttgttgggtgacttgtgctgttatatattaaaataaatacataaagttgatgggggttacaccagccctagtgatgccactgcatttggtttgtgtgtatgatattgtcatttattctgtatggtctagtacaggaggaggtccatcatggggatgatacAGTGAGCTctcataccaggtgatgcaaaccctggtgacgcctcTGCAGTGTGTCTTTCTACTTAGACATAAAACTACTGGATTACAGATATGTGTGGACTGTCACTGTTTAATCAGTCAGAAGAGTGCTTGCCTAATAAGCTGCATTTATTCAAAGAGTTCTTACTGGCCACAGTACCGGAGTACATGCTTGTGTTATGTTGTGGTATTGCTATGATCTGTTGCCATTCATTCAGCTTATTGTTATTTTTAGATAATTGTTGTTGCAGGTAATAGTTAACAGTGTACAATTCACGGTctactttttttccccagagagcTACAGAACACGCCTGATGCTGTCCCCGATGGAGGCATAGAGCCTCCTCCTTTAGACACGGCTTGGGTTGAGGCTACACGCAAAAAAGCTCTTCTCAAGTTGGAAAAGCTAGACACAGACCTAAAGAACTATAAAGGGAATTCAATCAAGGAAAGCATCAGGTGAGGATTACTTTTGCAGCACACATGTCTGGATTCAACCATATGGAATTCTGCAGCCAATTCCAGAATGGTATTTTTCCCTCCTGGGATGCTTCTTGGAATCATTTTGTAAGCATCAAAGTGTTTTTACATTCACATAATTTGCTGGTAGAATATTCCAAGAAGTAGTACTGTCCAGGAATCCGGCTTCAGCTCACAATCTGTGTGAACATGTGGCACAGGAATCTACTCAGGCAAAGTGTTTGCATGTTTTGTAACTGCAGAATCATTCCAGAAGCATCACTGTGGATGTTAAAGATCTGTCTGAACTGCTTCCCGCTCATTCTAAGACTCTTTGACCAGAACATGTTGTGCTAATTAAGGAACTTACATAAATTTGTTTTGCTTCTATATTTTTAATTGAAGTTGCATTACTTTATTGTTGTGGTGGGTATGAGTATTTTTGAAGGAACAGTGGAGCTCTTTGAGATCAAAGGATGAATGCTTTGTAGTAAGAGATTATTGGAGAGATGCTTAGAAATAGCTACGCCATGTTAAATAACTGGGTCCTAATGCTGGATATTGGGCAAGTCCTTTTTTGGGTTCTTAGCAACTTGCTGAAATCTGTGGAAATTCTGGTATTCTGAGAATTCATGAAACCCTGAACCAGAACCTCCTTTCGTAATAGCATGTTGTTCAATTACTGGACTAGTTAGGCTGGCCTTAAGTGAAGGgttttgtcttgttttctttCCTTGCTTGTTCTTGTTGCTGCCATGTGTCTTATTTCTAGGAGAGGCCACGATGATTTGGGTGATCATTATCTTGACTGTGGGGACCTCAGCAATGCCCTCAAATGTTATTCACGAGCCCGTGATTACTGCACCAGTGCAAAGCATGTTATTAACATGTGCCTCAACGTTATCAAGGTAAATGGCAATATATATAAGTGGCCATTTGGAATCTCAGTGGAGATTCCACTCCATCTCAGGGGGCATCTCAAGGGGGCATCTCAGTGGAATGTTCTCTTTGTTAAGCACTTCACTTCCAAAATGTAATCAGTACAGTAAATCCCTCCTTCCCTCCAAGAAACATACAGCCTGATGTCCCATTGTCAGAATTCCTGGTTGCCCCCAGTCAGTAGGCAGTTGCTGGCTAGAACAACCCCATGAAAGGAGTCTTCATGTTCAAGGCTGTCCTTGTTCTAGAGATATAGAGTGACCAGCAGCGGTCTCTTACTCCAAGCTCTcattgctgtgctgtgctgtttcTGCTTGTTTCCTTGCAGGTCAGCGTTTACCTTCAGAATTGGTCCCACGTCCTGAGCTATGTGAGCAAGGCAGAGTCCACACCAGAAATTGCAGAGGTAGTAAACTTTGTGCAACTCAACTATTATCACAAACCtagatctattttttttaattttattactgttttttccccattcttCTTCCAAAGACCTCACAGCAGTTTTGAAGGTTCTCCCTCATTTTACCCTTGCAACAACTTTGTGAGGGagggtaggctgagagatagAGATTAGCCTAAGGTCACCCGATGAGCTtcttgactgagcagggatttgaacccaaggtTCACCATTTCTAGTCTTACATGACTACTACACCACATTGGCTTGCAGTGTGTCATCTGGATTGTTTTCAGACCGTCAAAGTCCCCTTGTCTGATTCTGGACTAATCCATTTAAGTCTTACCTATAAAAGTTAAAAAAGAGCCCACCAAACTTAATAGCTCTGTTGTTCGTTGCCTTGGCAAAGGATTGAGGGTCAACTAATTATTTCTGAATGTTGAGGTAGTAATGACATTCAGATGTACTCTTCATTAAATGAAGCAGAGACCCAGTTTCCTATTCATCCAGCTTGATGATGTGTTGtgagcatttgccctgtttgaactctaagagcacaattctctgcttgtctactcagaattaaatctgATTAtcttctgtggggcttactctcaagaaagtttgcataggattgcagcctcaatgaacCCTGCCTTCCTTGCAGATGAGCTAAATGGGCTAAAAAGCTGCTTCTCATTCACTGAGTCTTTGCTTCCTCTCCCTGTAGCAAAGAGGCGAACGTGACAGTCAGACACAGGCAATCCTGACCAAACTGAAATGTGCTGCAGGTGAGTGAGCAAGTTTTGTGCTTTGTGTGTAGATTGTGTGCCCTGAGGCTAGCCAGACTTGCTGATGCAGATATCAATGTAGCACTTCAGTTTCCTACCCTAGAATTGTGCATTTAAACTCCTTCTCCCTTAGCACAGTAGTTTACTGTGAAGCCCTTCCCCAACTTTCTGTGTCACTGTAGCATTAATTCACTCCCAACTCCTGTCCTTGGTGTCCTGGGCAGAAGACTAACTGAGTCTGGTTCCTAGGTTTGGCTGAACTCGCTGCCCGAAAATACAAGCAGGCGGCAAAGTGCTTCCTGTTGGCCTCGTTTGATCACTGTGACTTCCCTGAGGTAAGATGAAGGAGGAGCTGTCAGTAAGGGAAGTAGTGGCCCTGCTTGGGCCTGATTTAGGGCATTGCTGTCTCTTGGTTTTACTGAGTGCCATGACTGCTCTTTCCTGGGGGTAGGCTCTTGAAGTAGGGGTCAGGCTGTCTAACCTTCCCTTGCATACAGCTCTAGCTACACTTGAAGTACTATTCCTCAGCGTTTCTCTCTTCCTCTAGCTGCTCTCTCCTAGCAATGTGGCTGTGTACGGTGGCCTGTGTGCACTTGCAACATTTGACCGTCAGGAACTGCAGCGCAACGTCATCTCCAGCAGGTGAGTGATCTGTACAGCCTTGAGTACTGCACAATCCTGCTGAAGCTCAGTCCTTTGCCTTTTGGAAACTTGAGTTGCTCTCAGCTTTGTCTAGGCACATAGGTTCTCTGACTCCCTtgaagtcctgggttcaaatcctagcTTAGTCTAGAGTAAGATTCTAAtacagtgatgggcagcccagtcctgagctgtctggagcGCAGGGCTGCCGCGTTGCCAAAAATGGCtggaatcaaagagttccatgtcaggccatgTAGCCAGACACAGAGTTTAGGATCCAGTAGAGCTCagttccaccaatcccaccctcctcctgccctgctcctccccctggaatgtctcctccccctggaatgcccacctcccccaccccggaacgcctcctcccctccttcacccatgccctcacctacctctTCAATACCCTGTGGTTCGGGCAACTGGCtatccactggcgctagcccagtgctggctggcgctgggctagctttgGCGCTTGACTGGCAcgaagggctcgcaaacatgctttatgacacgtttgtgacagtgcacgctctCGGTGAGCTGGCgcgcacagtttaggattgggaccttaatttCCTTCTCTGAAATGAGAAAGCAAGAACATTGCTCCAGGGTGATATTGTAAAAATGAACAAATGAACCTGCCCAATTGCCCAAGAACAGCCACAAAGACTCTACCCTCTAGTTTGCTGTTGTAACTGAGATCTATTTGTTGGGTACAGGGACAGCTTCTTTCTGGTGGTGGCTTCTCAGTTAAGGAATTTTCTTCCCAGAGGATAGACAGGCTCCCTTCCTTACCATCTTTTTACAGAAACTGAAGATCTTCCTATTCTGGAAGCCTTTCTCTGTTGCTTGAATGAGTTCCATTCTGTGCTGTACCTAAATTTTCATGTTTTTTTATTGCTGTAGGTTATTTTTATGGTTTTTTCCATGTTTGTATGTCACTTTGATATTTGAAAAGTGGAAAACATATAAGAATAAACAAGAAAAGGATGGTAAAGTCCTTGCACACAAAACAGTGAAGAATAGAACAATTGTATTCAAAGTCCACTTGTTCCTACCCCCAACCCCGTCAGTTGAATGGAAAAGCAGCTGTCGAAGGAGTTGGGATTTGATTTTGAATGGACAAATGGTTGGAAGGGGTTGAAACACACATACATGTCTCTCCACTCCTAATTTTGGCCTCCCATAGGTGCTTTACATTTATATAGGAGGAATAATTATAGAACTGTTCATTGCAGGTAGTTTGATCCTGAgaacagtacaggtggagcctatttatccaagttagttccgttccatgacttggcgtgattaacaaaaaacgcattgtgctaaattccttAGAGTTACACaaacacgctgcagcctgacacttctggatggaaggaaagtAAGGCAGCTGTAATCAATCCCCTCTGCTCCACACTCAGCCGTCCTGTTGcaagctgtcctgcttctttcacagttggaatggtgagcttgcttgggaagcctcatcctctgtgtcccaggcggcctcccaacagtaCTGCaggttctcttcctcctcttcgctgctgctgctcctgcagccctccctggccaccgccatcagggaagctcctctgccccggagcattctgggacttgtagtccgacTCCCTGCTCACTCTCACTTGTCTCTCCaaagcttcccaaggcttgcttgggaaggcttgctggagcaggagagcatgcatcatcgggggggggggattcggcaaacactccctgggttttttaaagcaatcccctctcctccccctcctgcctcccccttctgagccctccccgttgccagctgcaacttctttcacagttggaatgctgagcttttaagagtccagccctatgcgtttctgctcagaagtaagccccattccagtcaatggggcttactcccaggaaagtgtggagaggattgtaggctaaatctcatgctttgcttggtaggAAGTCTTGCTTGTGTCATGATTGCCTGCACCACCTGGGGGGCGggaaattcggcaaacactccctgggttttttaaagcaatcccctctgttgctaccacacctgcccctgtgtgtgtgtgagtgagtgagagctccacctagctgcatgtgttctggttacacagggttttctgcccccctcttcagttcaggggctccaggaatgttactgttccttcgcaaggggaacctcttccagggctccagggctattccctgcctgggcaaggcggagcctttttgcaatgttttgggctgcctggaaacggagcgagatgccagcgcagggcaaaggaggcaaaggtgtgtgtgactttcagtacccccaccccattcagacATGGTTGaaacaaatccgcagataaataaatccatggataaataggctgcacctgtactggcATGTAATACAGCTTAAGGAAGATGTAGCTCTGGTTTAATTTCCCACCACTAGGGGGCTCATATCCAAAGTTCAGAAGGTTCTGTTGACTCTTCCATTTGAGATCCCATTGCGCACAGTCATCATGGACATGGGTAGTCCAGTCTGCTAGCATTCTCACAGGAGAGGGGAATCCTGGCTAGTGGaaggggtgtgggggagagggATGACTCCAGAATCTGACTGCTGTCCTATCTGCAGCTCTTTCAAACTCTTCTTGGAGCTGGAGCCCCAGGTGCGTGACATTATCTTCAAGTTCTACGAATCTAAATACGCCTCCTGTCTCAAAATGCTGGATGAGATGAAGGTAAGCTCTAGAAGCGTGAACTCTCCCTGTAGATTTTGGGAAGGGCTGCCCCAGCATTTGAATGGGTAGAggtagccacattttcctggcacGCAAGGTTAATTTTATAAAGAACCACAAAACAGGAGAACAAGAGAATTCACATGAAATGAACAAGACCAGAATGAGGCTCAAGCACATGCATCTCCCCTCCCCTTACGTACTCTGCTTAGTTAGTTTAGTGCCTAGTTTGTTGCAACCATAGTTTGCTATTACAACCATGCCAGCAAACTGTGGCTTGTGCTTTTACTCTGCAATTCAGGATTGAAAACCAGATCTTGATCCTAGTTTGCAACTCAAGACATACATGCTGGTATGATAGAGTGCAGACTAGGAAGTGGTTGATCCAGCAGAGCATGcaatgggaggagggagcacatgAGCCTGAGAATCCCTTGGCATACTTTGGGGTTCATGTGCTGCTTTGTCACAGTCTCCTGGCTGCTGCTAAACTCAGATTGGCCCCAAAATAAGCAAAGAGAAATGTTTAAAACTATGGGGGTGGGGAACGTTTTAGCACCTATAAGTAGATGTTTAGAGGATAAAATCTGTTGCTTTCTCCTGGAGGATAAGGCTTTTTAAAGTATGTGGCTTTGCTTGCTGTTCTGAAATGACCTTATTTGAACAGTAGAGTCAGACATGAGTTTCTTCTGTGCTGCATGTAGTATGTCTCTATCAAAAACTTCCTTTGGCTGTTCTCTCGAGGCTTTTTTTGGCTGCTCAGAAATGGCCAAAGGAAGGGACTGGACTTTTTCCCTCAATACTGAATTGATTGAACTCTCCCATGTTAGTCACAGTTTGGATGTAGATGTTTTGTCCCTTCTGCTGGAAGATGAAATGTTACTAGATTGACTGTAGAAGCAATGAGATCTATCTTTACATGGGCCTTAAGAAAATCAGAGCAATGCCTTGGCAGGTCAACTCCTATTTTCTAGTAGTAATATTTTGGTTCTGCAAATGGAACTCTCTTTCTGCGACAGGCACGTGGGGGGAGGTTAAGTGAGCGCATTCTGTATGACGTCTTTCTATTAACCTTACTCTGATATAGGATAACCTGCTCCTGGATATGTACCTGGCACCTCATGTAAGAACGCTTTACACACAGATCCGAAATCGGGCCCTCATTCAGGTAATTGCTATCCAAATAATGGCTTTCCTGCATTTTAAGGGGTGGCCTTCTTTTTCTCTGTTCCTGAATGTATGTGCTGCACAATTGTGGACATCTCTTTTTTCCAACATTTTCCCTGCCCTCTAGTATTTCAGCCCCTACGTGTCAGCAGACATGCACAAGATGGCCACAGCATTTAACACCACAGTGGCTGCTCTGGAGGATGAGCTCACTCAGCTGATTCTAGAAGGACTGATTAACGCCAGGATAGACTCGCACAGCAAGGTGAGTAGCCAGTGTCTTTGGCACCCACTGACAGTTATCAGCTTGCTAGGAGTGAAGCAGTGAACACTTTGCAGGCCTTTTACCATGctgctgtttaaaaagaaaacctgCATTGTTTGCTAAAGTAGCctggtgacttacagcccaatcctgagctgcccggggcgcccagcctcagtcacctccttcccacccccacttcctGTGCCATGGCTTGGTGTTCAGtgagactgccaagtggtggagtcTGGGCGcccgccccgcactagcccagtgctagcccagcactggctggcgctgggctaacacgggcggtagcccggcagtgaggctcacaaacatgcctttgcGACGGCACAAAGCCACggcgccgagcccaggattgggctcttaatgttcTGACTGAAAAGCTTCTGTTGTGCAAAAGCTTAGAATGTTTTGATAAGGGCTGGTGTGGTAGAAGACTGACTGGGATGGCACTGAGGAGCATTTGGTTGGAGTTCCTAGGCAGAGGGGACAGAAAGTGAATTGTACAAGATGCAGATGCTGTTGCACCTCCTTGTGCGCTGGAAGTCCTACCGAACTCCCTTCATTTTCTTACCCTTCCATAGACACTGGCCCTGCTGTCTTTTGTTTTCCACCACAAATATTGGAAGCTTGCTAGTTTTTAACCGTTAAAGGAGGGAGTCTTGGAAACTCAAATTCTGCTCTAGGGAGTCTTGTCTTGCTATACAGGGTTTGCTTTCACCCATAGTGAG is a window from the Tiliqua scincoides isolate rTilSci1 chromosome 2, rTilSci1.hap2, whole genome shotgun sequence genome containing:
- the GPS1 gene encoding COP9 signalosome complex subunit 1 isoform X1: MKAYSERQPASSVSGRGGAESQDRMRDSSVPSSASSSVTDLYNTPRSSRSDLFLPGTSGDFSLSACLSACTLLYEGAVEPMQIDVDPQEDQQNAPDINYVVENPTLDLEQYAASYSGLMRIERLQFIADHCPQLRVEALKMALSFVQRTFNVDVYEEIHRKLTEATRELQNTPDAVPDGGIEPPPLDTAWVEATRKKALLKLEKLDTDLKNYKGNSIKESIRRGHDDLGDHYLDCGDLSNALKCYSRARDYCTSAKHVINMCLNVIKVSVYLQNWSHVLSYVSKAESTPEIAEQRGERDSQTQAILTKLKCAAGLAELAARKYKQAAKCFLLASFDHCDFPELLSPSNVAVYGGLCALATFDRQELQRNVISSSSFKLFLELEPQVRDIIFKFYESKYASCLKMLDEMKDNLLLDMYLAPHVRTLYTQIRNRALIQYFSPYVSADMHKMATAFNTTVAALEDELTQLILEGLINARIDSHSKILYARDVDQRSTTFEKSLLMGKEFQRRAKAMILRAAVLRNQIHVKSPPREGSQGELTPANSQSRMSTNM
- the GPS1 gene encoding COP9 signalosome complex subunit 1 isoform X3; translation: MKAYSERGAVEPMQIDVDPQEDQQNAPDINYVVENPTLDLEQYAASYSGLMRIERLQFIADHCPQLRVEALKMALSFVQRTFNVDVYEEIHRKLTEATRELQNTPDAVPDGGIEPPPLDTAWVEATRKKALLKLEKLDTDLKNYKGNSIKESIRRGHDDLGDHYLDCGDLSNALKCYSRARDYCTSAKHVINMCLNVIKVSVYLQNWSHVLSYVSKAESTPEIAEQRGERDSQTQAILTKLKCAAGLAELAARKYKQAAKCFLLASFDHCDFPELLSPSNVAVYGGLCALATFDRQELQRNVISSSSFKLFLELEPQVRDIIFKFYESKYASCLKMLDEMKDNLLLDMYLAPHVRTLYTQIRNRALIQYFSPYVSADMHKMATAFNTTVAALEDELTQLILEGLINARIDSHSKILYARDVDQRSTTFEKSLLMGKEFQRRAKAMILRAAVLRNQIHVKSPPREGSQGELTPANSQSRMSTNM
- the GPS1 gene encoding COP9 signalosome complex subunit 1 isoform X2, giving the protein MPLPVQVFNLQGAVEPMQIDVDPQEDQQNAPDINYVVENPTLDLEQYAASYSGLMRIERLQFIADHCPQLRVEALKMALSFVQRTFNVDVYEEIHRKLTEATRELQNTPDAVPDGGIEPPPLDTAWVEATRKKALLKLEKLDTDLKNYKGNSIKESIRRGHDDLGDHYLDCGDLSNALKCYSRARDYCTSAKHVINMCLNVIKVSVYLQNWSHVLSYVSKAESTPEIAEQRGERDSQTQAILTKLKCAAGLAELAARKYKQAAKCFLLASFDHCDFPELLSPSNVAVYGGLCALATFDRQELQRNVISSSSFKLFLELEPQVRDIIFKFYESKYASCLKMLDEMKDNLLLDMYLAPHVRTLYTQIRNRALIQYFSPYVSADMHKMATAFNTTVAALEDELTQLILEGLINARIDSHSKILYARDVDQRSTTFEKSLLMGKEFQRRAKAMILRAAVLRNQIHVKSPPREGSQGELTPANSQSRMSTNM